From a region of the Cucumis sativus cultivar 9930 chromosome 6, Cucumber_9930_V3, whole genome shotgun sequence genome:
- the LOC101203013 gene encoding protein PTST homolog 3, chloroplastic isoform X2: protein MATLSHFHSLLSLSSRNFSFLDQLHTQNHHPKFHCLGHLHPRRQSYVCTCSISNSRASRRKKSNEELCNDIREFIRSVGLPEDHVPSTKELSQHGRTDLANIVRRRGHKHMRELLLANSTTTVEGDCDLGNITLTGQDGEAEDVVEDLVLENPSHSSNTNHVFSFEDCISDPTTTANSSEEEELSTDLICHDEYNASYRENDENIETVEADKSRKTEVAASEDCFTSSDIGLGDTCSDRTGELIEFSKNLSVENDENSLECQSEVTNNKDDESSWSLEVISEENYLINSTADEYLDMHDHDEGPLLLTPSSSSKEEALYYSNEQVEKEDNCVDGVSLSAEMTIIDDRSSGLNIDRALAHEDSSDKLVKYSEELSLAEKVARFIQNGDLDIVDDNFDATLSESGAGKGNGSVAATNAEESEINFHVEAFSEDTTASRGSLMASNGSASEFDDKVSTTTVGQLIRDNQPSTEALNGQIEKVSGAEIKVSENQVEIDRLKFMLHQKELELSQLKEQIERDKLALSASQSKAEAEISLAQKLILERDSELVAAEECLYGLEEVQIHYSGEGEIVEVAGSFNGWHHKIKMDPQPSSNHLDSVNSKKHRHWSTVLWLYPGVYEIKFVVDGHWKIDPHRESLTKGAISNNILRVGR, encoded by the exons ATGGCTACGctctctcattttcattcgttgctctctctctcttctcggAATTTCTCTTTCCTAGACCAACTACATACGCAGAATCATCACCCGAAGTTTCACTGTTTAGGCCACCTTCATCCAAGAAGACAGTCTTACGTCTGTACTTGTTCAATCAGTAATTCCAG GGCTAGTAGAAGGAAGAAGAGTAATGAGGAGCTCTGCAACGACATTCGCGAGTTCATTAGATCGGTTGGACTTCCGGAGGATCATGTACCTTCTACAAAGGAGCTTTCGCAGCACGGAAG GACCGACCTGGCAAATATTGTAAGACGAAGGGGTCACAAACATATGCGAGAGCTTCTTCTTGCTAATTCAACCACTACGGTTGAAGGTGATTGTGACTTGGGGAACATTACTCTGACAG GCCAGGATGGCGAGGCAGAAGATGTAGTTGAAGACCTGGTGTTGGAAAATCCCTCTCATAGTTCAAATACCAACcatgtttttagttttgaagacTGCATTTCGGATCCTACGACAACAGCCAATTCATCAGAGGAGGAAGAGTTGTCAACTGATCTAATATGCCATGATGAATACAATGCATCATATCGAGAAAATGATGAGAACATCGAGACAGTTGAAGCTGATAAATCCAGGAAAACCGAAGTTGCCGCATCAGAAGATTGCTTTACTAGTTCAGATATTGGTTTAGGTGATACGTGCAGTGACCGCACTGGGGAgctaattgaattttcaaaaaatttatcagtagaaaatgatgaaaattcaTTGGAATGTCAAAGTGAGGTAACAAATAATAAGGACGATGAATCTTCCTGGTCACTTGAAGTTATTTCTGAAGagaattatttgataaattccACAGCTGATGAATATCTTGACATGCATGACCATGATGAAGGACCTCTACTTTTGACACCTAGTTCCTCTTCAAAGGAAGAGGCCTTGTATTATTCAAATGAACAGGTCGAGAAAGAAGATAACTGTGTGGACGGTGTCTCCTTATCAGCAGAAATGACTATCATAGATGACCGATCTAGtggtttaaatattgataggGCTCTTGCACATGAAGATTCTAGTGACAAGTTGGTAAAATATTCAGAGGAGTTATCCCTAGCAGAGAAGGTGGCCAGATTTATACAAAATGGAGATCTGGATATAGTAGATG ATAATTTTGATGCCACATTAAGCGAGAGTGGTGCTGGAAAAGGCAATGGATCCGTTGCAGCGACAAATGCAGAAGAATCTGAAATAAACTTCCATGTTGAGGCATTCTCAGAAGATACCACCGCAAGTAGAGGTTCTTTGATGGCATCAAATGGGAGTGCATCTGAATTTGATGATAAGGTGTCTACCACAACTGTTGGTCAATTAATTAG GGATAATCAACCGTCAACTGAAGCTTTAAATGGTCAAATTGAAAAGGTGTCAGGTGCTGAG ATAAAAGTATCTGAGAATCAAGTCGAGATTGATCGTCTCAAATTTATGTTG CATCAGAAGGAGCTGGAACTGTCTCAGCTGAAGGAACAGATTGAGAGGGACAAG CTTGCTTTGTCTGCTTCGCAAAGCAAGGCTGAAGCAGAGATCAGCCTGGCCCAAAAACTCATTTTAGAAAGAGATTCAGAGTTAGTTGCTGCTGAAGAGTGTCTTTATGGATTGGAGGAG GTTCAAATCCATTACAGTGGGGAAGGAGAAATTGTTGAGGTAGCTGGTAGCTTCAATGGTTGGCATCATAAGATTAAGATGGACCCACAGCCGTCGTCCAATCATCTGGATTCTGTTAATTCAAA GAAACACAGGCATTGGTCTACAGTGCTGTGGCTTTATCCTGGAGTTTATGAG ATAAAATTTGTCGTCGATGGACACTGGAAGATTGACCCTCACAGAGAGTCTTTGACCAAGGGAGCAATAAGTAACAACATTCTCCGGGTTGGAAGATGA
- the LOC101203013 gene encoding protein PTST homolog 3, chloroplastic isoform X1: MATLSHFHSLLSLSSRNFSFLDQLHTQNHHPKFHCLGHLHPRRQSYVCTCSISNSRASRRKKSNEELCNDIREFIRSVGLPEDHVPSTKELSQHGRTDLANIVRRRGHKHMRELLLANSTTTVEGDCDLGNITLTEGQDGEAEDVVEDLVLENPSHSSNTNHVFSFEDCISDPTTTANSSEEEELSTDLICHDEYNASYRENDENIETVEADKSRKTEVAASEDCFTSSDIGLGDTCSDRTGELIEFSKNLSVENDENSLECQSEVTNNKDDESSWSLEVISEENYLINSTADEYLDMHDHDEGPLLLTPSSSSKEEALYYSNEQVEKEDNCVDGVSLSAEMTIIDDRSSGLNIDRALAHEDSSDKLVKYSEELSLAEKVARFIQNGDLDIVDDNFDATLSESGAGKGNGSVAATNAEESEINFHVEAFSEDTTASRGSLMASNGSASEFDDKVSTTTVGQLIRDNQPSTEALNGQIEKVSGAEIKVSENQVEIDRLKFMLHQKELELSQLKEQIERDKLALSASQSKAEAEISLAQKLILERDSELVAAEECLYGLEEVQIHYSGEGEIVEVAGSFNGWHHKIKMDPQPSSNHLDSVNSKKHRHWSTVLWLYPGVYEIKFVVDGHWKIDPHRESLTKGAISNNILRVGR; this comes from the exons ATGGCTACGctctctcattttcattcgttgctctctctctcttctcggAATTTCTCTTTCCTAGACCAACTACATACGCAGAATCATCACCCGAAGTTTCACTGTTTAGGCCACCTTCATCCAAGAAGACAGTCTTACGTCTGTACTTGTTCAATCAGTAATTCCAG GGCTAGTAGAAGGAAGAAGAGTAATGAGGAGCTCTGCAACGACATTCGCGAGTTCATTAGATCGGTTGGACTTCCGGAGGATCATGTACCTTCTACAAAGGAGCTTTCGCAGCACGGAAG GACCGACCTGGCAAATATTGTAAGACGAAGGGGTCACAAACATATGCGAGAGCTTCTTCTTGCTAATTCAACCACTACGGTTGAAGGTGATTGTGACTTGGGGAACATTACTCTGACAG AAGGCCAGGATGGCGAGGCAGAAGATGTAGTTGAAGACCTGGTGTTGGAAAATCCCTCTCATAGTTCAAATACCAACcatgtttttagttttgaagacTGCATTTCGGATCCTACGACAACAGCCAATTCATCAGAGGAGGAAGAGTTGTCAACTGATCTAATATGCCATGATGAATACAATGCATCATATCGAGAAAATGATGAGAACATCGAGACAGTTGAAGCTGATAAATCCAGGAAAACCGAAGTTGCCGCATCAGAAGATTGCTTTACTAGTTCAGATATTGGTTTAGGTGATACGTGCAGTGACCGCACTGGGGAgctaattgaattttcaaaaaatttatcagtagaaaatgatgaaaattcaTTGGAATGTCAAAGTGAGGTAACAAATAATAAGGACGATGAATCTTCCTGGTCACTTGAAGTTATTTCTGAAGagaattatttgataaattccACAGCTGATGAATATCTTGACATGCATGACCATGATGAAGGACCTCTACTTTTGACACCTAGTTCCTCTTCAAAGGAAGAGGCCTTGTATTATTCAAATGAACAGGTCGAGAAAGAAGATAACTGTGTGGACGGTGTCTCCTTATCAGCAGAAATGACTATCATAGATGACCGATCTAGtggtttaaatattgataggGCTCTTGCACATGAAGATTCTAGTGACAAGTTGGTAAAATATTCAGAGGAGTTATCCCTAGCAGAGAAGGTGGCCAGATTTATACAAAATGGAGATCTGGATATAGTAGATG ATAATTTTGATGCCACATTAAGCGAGAGTGGTGCTGGAAAAGGCAATGGATCCGTTGCAGCGACAAATGCAGAAGAATCTGAAATAAACTTCCATGTTGAGGCATTCTCAGAAGATACCACCGCAAGTAGAGGTTCTTTGATGGCATCAAATGGGAGTGCATCTGAATTTGATGATAAGGTGTCTACCACAACTGTTGGTCAATTAATTAG GGATAATCAACCGTCAACTGAAGCTTTAAATGGTCAAATTGAAAAGGTGTCAGGTGCTGAG ATAAAAGTATCTGAGAATCAAGTCGAGATTGATCGTCTCAAATTTATGTTG CATCAGAAGGAGCTGGAACTGTCTCAGCTGAAGGAACAGATTGAGAGGGACAAG CTTGCTTTGTCTGCTTCGCAAAGCAAGGCTGAAGCAGAGATCAGCCTGGCCCAAAAACTCATTTTAGAAAGAGATTCAGAGTTAGTTGCTGCTGAAGAGTGTCTTTATGGATTGGAGGAG GTTCAAATCCATTACAGTGGGGAAGGAGAAATTGTTGAGGTAGCTGGTAGCTTCAATGGTTGGCATCATAAGATTAAGATGGACCCACAGCCGTCGTCCAATCATCTGGATTCTGTTAATTCAAA GAAACACAGGCATTGGTCTACAGTGCTGTGGCTTTATCCTGGAGTTTATGAG ATAAAATTTGTCGTCGATGGACACTGGAAGATTGACCCTCACAGAGAGTCTTTGACCAAGGGAGCAATAAGTAACAACATTCTCCGGGTTGGAAGATGA